ACAGCAAGTCCATTCGATCCTGATAAAGCATGCCCAATTGTTTCATCTTCATACTAACCAAGTATCCAGTCATGCTTCTCTCCGCATTATGGCCCGACTCGGCCTCGAGAGATTCCGTCAACAACATGGCACACGAGGCATTGgcccttgttgaagatgccgcCCGCGCAAAAGGCTTGCTTCAACGATTCCAATATCTAAACTACGCGGCTGCTTACCAAAAGCCTTTACAATCATATGGCAGAAAACAATTTGAAGTTTTGAACCGGGTTAGCCACAAATATGATGCTCACGGAGTATTGCAGAGGCAACTTAATGGTGGCTGGAAACTCTGGTAGATTCTCATATGTACGTAATGTAATAGTCACAGCTTGTCCTTGCCGAGTTACATGCCATATATTTCCAATCCTTCTTCAGCACAAACTCGCTGCCGCAAACCCAATTCCATGAAATCAATCTTCTGCTTCAAGAAAATGTAGAAGTTCAGGCGTATACTCATGCGGACAGCTTGAGCTACAAAGTCGTCTCAAGTAACGTACAGATAGCCAGCCATTCGCCGCCTTTCTTGCTGAAAGATCCCGCCCCCCCTTGTTGgagccaaaacaaaagaatTAAGCACCGTTGTAGGCGAGGAAGTTGACAGTGCTAGCGGGCACGCCAGTGAGAGCGTTCTTGATAGCAGTGTCCTGAATCTTCTTGCAGAGAGCCGCGGGGCTAACAACACCTTGAAGAGCGTTAAGGTAGGCAGCAAGACCAGCAACATGAGGAGTAGCCATGGAAGTACCAGAGATGGATCGCTGTATCAAAATTAATACTAGTTGCACATCCAATGCAGCAAGGTGAAAAACTTACGGTACCGCCGTTAATCCAAGTAGAGAGAATGGCACTGCCGGGAGCGAAGATGTCTACAAGCTTGCcgaagttggagaagctcGATCGGGCGTCGGTCGAGGTGGTAGCACCGACAGTGCATGCACTAGGCTCGGAAGCCGGGGAATAACGAGCAGCGTCCGCGCCATCGTTACCAGCGGCAACTGAGAGGAAGACGCCTGAGCTCACCATGGCGGCTGCGGCCTGGTTAACTGAGGCAGAGAAGGGACCTCCCAGACTCATGGAAGCAATGGCACCGTTGGGGCAGCCTCGAGTCTTGTAGTCCTGGGAAACGAATTCCATGCCTGCAATGACGCCGGCATATGAACCGCTACCCCCGTTGTCGAGAaccttgacagccaagagCTTGGCTTTCTTAGCGACACCATAGGTCTTGCTACCAACGGTACCTGCACAGTGAGTTCCGTGACCGTGACCGTCGTTGTCCTCACCATCAATGAAGCTCTTCAACCACGTGGCACGGCCCTCGAACTCCTGGGATGTATTGTTTAGTTCTCGAACCACATCAGACGACATGATTTAGCTGCACCACTTACAGGGTGGGTGGTTTCGATGCCAGTGTCAAGGACATAGACACAAGCACCATTGCCAGCGCTGTCATCGTAGCGGTAGGTGGTGCTTCCCTTTTGGCGGTTGGAGATGCGGCCGAGACCCCAGGGCGCGCCCTGCTGCTCAACGATGGCGTTTGCGGTCATCACGGCGTCCTTCTCGATGAAGTCAACCTGATCAATGGCAAGTTAGCATTTGTTATCATCATAACCAGCGATGAGACAAAGAAGCATTTACATCTGGGTGGTTACGGAGGGTTTGAAGCTCCTCCTTAGTGAGAGAGCCAGCgaagccattgaagaggTGGCTGTAGACATGGTCGGCCTTTGCGCTGAGGGCAGAAG
The genomic region above belongs to Pochonia chlamydosporia 170 chromosome 2, whole genome shotgun sequence and contains:
- a CDS encoding Subtilisin-like serine protease PR1A (similar to Metarhizium acridum CQMa 102 XP_007807399.1) codes for the protein MQLSVLLTLLPAVLAAPAMVEQRAEPAPLFTPKSSIIEGKYIVKFKDGVARIAADEATSALSAKADHVYSHLFNGFAGSLTKEELQTLRNHPDVDFIEKDAVMTANAIVEQQGAPWGLGRISNRQKGSTTYRYDDSAGNGACVYVLDTGIETTHPEFEGRATWLKSFIDGEDNDGHGHGTHCAGTVGSKTYGVAKKAKLLAVKVLDNGGSGSYAGVIAGMEFVSQDYKTRGCPNGAIASMSLGGPFSASVNQAAAAMVSSGVFLSVAAGNDGADAARYSPASEPSACTVGATTSTDARSSFSNFGKLVDIFAPGSAILSTWINGGTRSISGTSMATPHVAGLAAYLNALQGVVSPAALCKKIQDTAIKNALTGVPASTVNFLAYNGA